In Xanthomonas sacchari, a genomic segment contains:
- a CDS encoding PH domain-containing protein, with translation MSGLADAEHTTPVRRLHPWSWLFVLLQHLKHFLLPLLALLVFGSRDGHRDHADHLVMLAVGSALVAVSLLRYLTYQYRIGRDSLSIRSGWLERSLREIPFARIHNVVVHQSLLHRLFGVAEVRLESAGGTKPEAQMRVLRLDQALALEQQIRHRAPTAEPADPTDTDAAPAAPDSELLLALPTAEVLRQGLISNRGMVVLLTAFGATYHLFPERMISNAIEHYGRQLFGYATHLQLGWMAGGVTFALMLATLLLLMRALSMGLALVQYHGFRLSESERRLTVERGLLTRLRSSVARRRIQAWTLHESVLQRLLRRRSLHIDTAVIQSHHGHGHDHALTELVPLAPPAACDALLQRLLPQIAWPPTRWHGIAGRYWWRLSLPALLLVPLLCAGLWPSLGAWAALGLLWLPWSAFKSWRQAQRMGYALDARYVAVRGGWWRRWWRLAELDKLQALHLSRSPLDRLCGTATLWLDTAGARHGEPPLRVRLLPEAQARALYRQLGEALAQRRLRW, from the coding sequence GTGAGCGGCCTGGCCGACGCCGAGCACACCACGCCGGTGCGGCGCCTGCACCCGTGGTCGTGGCTGTTCGTGCTGCTGCAGCACCTCAAGCATTTCCTGCTGCCGTTGCTGGCGCTGCTGGTGTTCGGCAGCCGCGACGGCCACCGCGATCACGCCGATCACTTGGTGATGCTGGCGGTCGGCAGCGCGCTGGTGGCGGTGTCGCTGCTGCGCTACCTCACCTACCAGTACCGCATCGGCCGCGACAGCCTGAGCATCCGCAGCGGCTGGCTGGAACGCAGCCTGCGCGAGATCCCGTTCGCGCGCATCCACAACGTGGTGGTGCACCAGTCGCTGCTGCACCGGCTGTTCGGCGTGGCCGAGGTACGCCTGGAATCGGCCGGCGGCACCAAGCCCGAGGCGCAGATGCGGGTGCTGCGGCTGGACCAGGCGCTGGCGCTGGAACAGCAGATCCGCCACCGCGCACCCACCGCCGAGCCTGCCGACCCCACCGACACCGACGCCGCGCCCGCCGCGCCGGACAGCGAGCTGCTGCTGGCGCTGCCCACCGCCGAGGTGCTGCGCCAGGGGCTGATCTCCAACCGCGGCATGGTGGTGCTGCTCACCGCCTTCGGCGCCACCTACCACCTGTTCCCCGAGCGCATGATCTCCAACGCGATCGAGCACTACGGGCGGCAACTGTTCGGCTACGCCACGCACCTGCAGTTGGGCTGGATGGCCGGCGGGGTGACCTTCGCCCTGATGCTGGCGACGCTGTTGCTGCTGATGCGCGCGTTGTCGATGGGGCTGGCGCTGGTGCAGTACCACGGCTTCCGGCTGAGCGAGAGCGAGCGCCGGCTGACCGTGGAGCGCGGCCTGCTGACGCGGCTGCGCAGCAGCGTGGCGCGGCGCCGGATCCAGGCCTGGACCCTGCACGAGAGCGTGCTGCAGCGGCTGCTGCGGCGGCGCAGCCTGCACATCGACACCGCGGTGATCCAGTCGCACCACGGGCACGGGCACGACCATGCATTGACCGAACTGGTGCCGCTGGCCCCCCCGGCCGCCTGCGATGCGCTGCTGCAGCGGCTGCTGCCGCAGATCGCCTGGCCGCCTACGCGCTGGCACGGTATCGCCGGGCGCTACTGGTGGCGGCTGTCGCTACCGGCGCTGCTGCTGGTGCCGCTGCTGTGCGCCGGATTGTGGCCCTCGCTCGGCGCCTGGGCCGCGCTGGGCCTGCTGTGGTTGCCGTGGTCGGCGTTCAAGTCCTGGCGCCAGGCGCAGCGCATGGGCTACGCGCTGGACGCGCGCTACGTGGCGGTGCGCGGCGGCTGGTGGCGGCGCTGGTGGCGGCTGGCCGAACTGGACAAGCTGCAGGCGCTGCACCTGAGCCGTTCGCCGCTGGACCGCTTGTGCGGCACCGCGACCCTGTGGCTGGACACCGCCGGCGCCCGCCACGGCGAACCGCCGCTGCGCGTGCGGCTGCTGCCGGAGGCGCAGGCGCGAGCGCTGTACCGGCAATTGGGCGAAGCGCTGGCGCAGCGGCGGCTGCGCTGGTGA
- the ribA gene encoding GTP cyclohydrolase II RibA, producing MTSPTAPSAHAFGDPAAIRSERAASELRAGRPVLLEDRAGHVRAVMALDSSTEPSYRSFAQATGQRHYLFVTPARAQVLGLEAPQGARIALAGQSYDALAALAYLRDGPVPAHWQPGDALDAGAAEIARLGLLLPAMVAAELGADSSAFQGCQALQLDDLEHGCALAASDSYTLVTRTQVPLRDLGPGEFVVFRGGVAQRDQVAIVIGQPDLGAPVPVRVHSSCLTGDLFGSLKCDCGDQLRHGLAKLKALGGGVLLYLDQEGRGTGIATKMRAYGYQHDGLDTIDADAQLGFGADERRYGSAVAMLRGLGIRRVRLLTNNPNKAERLRAAGIEVTERIPVTGTITAENEGYLRTKAARAGHALDVDALLRAAR from the coding sequence ATGACCAGCCCCACCGCCCCTTCCGCGCACGCCTTCGGCGATCCTGCCGCGATCCGCAGCGAACGCGCGGCATCGGAGTTGCGTGCCGGGCGTCCGGTGCTGCTCGAGGATCGCGCCGGCCACGTCCGCGCGGTCATGGCGCTGGACAGCAGCACCGAGCCGTCCTATCGCAGCTTCGCCCAGGCCACCGGGCAGCGGCACTACCTGTTCGTGACCCCGGCGCGCGCGCAGGTGCTGGGCCTGGAGGCGCCGCAGGGCGCACGTATCGCCCTGGCCGGGCAGTCCTACGACGCGCTGGCGGCGCTGGCCTACCTGCGCGACGGCCCGGTACCGGCGCACTGGCAGCCCGGCGACGCGCTCGATGCCGGCGCCGCCGAGATCGCCCGCCTGGGCCTGCTGCTGCCGGCGATGGTCGCCGCCGAGCTGGGCGCGGACAGCAGCGCCTTCCAGGGTTGCCAGGCGCTGCAGTTGGACGACCTGGAGCACGGCTGCGCCCTCGCCGCCTCCGACAGCTACACCCTGGTCACCCGCACCCAGGTGCCGCTGCGCGACCTGGGGCCGGGCGAGTTCGTGGTGTTCCGCGGCGGCGTGGCCCAGCGCGACCAGGTCGCGATCGTGATCGGCCAGCCCGACCTCGGCGCACCGGTACCGGTGCGCGTGCATTCCTCCTGCCTCACCGGCGACCTGTTCGGCTCGCTCAAGTGCGACTGCGGCGACCAGTTGCGGCATGGCCTGGCCAAGCTCAAGGCATTGGGCGGTGGCGTGCTGCTGTACCTGGACCAGGAAGGCCGCGGCACCGGCATCGCCACCAAGATGCGCGCCTACGGCTACCAGCACGACGGCCTGGACACCATCGACGCCGACGCGCAACTGGGCTTCGGCGCCGACGAACGCCGCTACGGCAGCGCCGTGGCGATGCTGCGCGGGCTCGGCATCCGCCGCGTGCGCCTGCTCACCAACAACCCGAACAAGGCCGAGCGCCTGCGCGCGGCCGGCATCGAGGTGACCGAGCGGATCCCGGTCACCGGCACGATCACCGCCGAGAACGAAGGCTACCTGCGCACCAAGGCGGCCCGGGCCGGCCACGCGCTGGACGTGGACGCGCTGCTGCGCGCGGCGCGCTGA
- a CDS encoding lauroyl acyltransferase, with protein sequence MKPATLASLLYRCAAAVARLPWPWLRRLADALAGLWLRLDARESRVVRRNLELAYPELLPSERIALQRDVLRSTARQAFETLLLWTRPPERNLARLRLRHGQDLYDAALAAGRGVIVAAPHFGNWELLNQWLASRGDIAIVYRAPDSAVGDAFLQRVRSGERVRQVRAEGPAVRQLFKTLKDGGAVGILPDQQPKAGDGVFAPFFGVPALTMTLVNRLAERTGATVLFAWCERVGNDLEFALHVQPAPPAIADADPLRAATALNEGVERVARRDPAQYQWTYKRYTLRPDPAEPNPYATERHPH encoded by the coding sequence ATGAAACCTGCGACGCTCGCTTCCCTGCTGTACCGCTGCGCCGCCGCCGTGGCGCGCCTGCCGTGGCCGTGGCTGCGCCGCCTGGCCGACGCCCTGGCCGGGCTGTGGCTGCGCCTGGACGCGCGCGAGAGCCGGGTGGTCCGGCGCAACCTGGAGCTGGCCTATCCGGAGCTGCTGCCCAGCGAGCGCATCGCCCTGCAGCGCGATGTGCTGCGCTCGACCGCGCGGCAGGCCTTCGAGACCCTGCTGCTGTGGACCCGGCCGCCGGAACGGAACCTGGCGCGGCTGCGCCTGCGCCACGGCCAGGACCTGTACGACGCGGCGCTGGCCGCCGGCCGCGGGGTGATCGTGGCCGCGCCGCATTTCGGCAACTGGGAGTTGCTCAACCAGTGGCTGGCCTCGCGCGGGGACATCGCCATCGTCTACCGCGCGCCGGACTCGGCGGTCGGCGACGCCTTCCTGCAACGGGTGCGCAGCGGCGAGCGGGTGCGCCAGGTGCGCGCCGAGGGGCCGGCGGTGCGGCAGCTGTTCAAGACGCTCAAGGACGGCGGCGCGGTCGGCATCCTGCCCGACCAGCAGCCCAAGGCCGGCGACGGCGTGTTCGCGCCGTTCTTCGGCGTGCCGGCGCTGACCATGACCCTGGTCAACCGCCTGGCCGAGCGCACCGGCGCGACCGTGCTGTTCGCCTGGTGCGAGCGCGTCGGCAACGACCTGGAGTTCGCCCTGCACGTGCAGCCGGCGCCGCCGGCGATCGCCGATGCGGACCCGCTGCGCGCGGCCACCGCGCTCAACGAGGGCGTGGAGCGGGTAGCGCGGCGCGACCCGGCGCAGTACCAGTGGACCTACAAGCGCTACACCCTGCGCCCGGACCCGGCCGAGCCCAATCCCTACGCCACCGAGCGCCACCCGCACTAG
- the dtd gene encoding D-aminoacyl-tRNA deacylase, which translates to MLSLIQRVTQASVSVDGEVVGRIGPGLLALVAVEPGDDEAKLRRMAERLLGYRVFSDDNGRMNRSLRDTGGGLLLVSQFTLAADTCSGMRPSFTTAAPPAEAERGFNRLLELCRAQHPPGVESGRFGAHMVVSLVNDGPVTFLLRP; encoded by the coding sequence ATGCTCTCGCTGATCCAACGCGTCACCCAGGCCTCGGTCAGCGTCGACGGCGAGGTCGTGGGCCGGATCGGCCCCGGCCTGCTGGCGCTGGTGGCGGTGGAGCCGGGCGACGACGAGGCCAAGCTGCGGCGCATGGCCGAGCGCCTGCTCGGCTACCGGGTGTTTTCGGACGACAACGGACGCATGAATCGCTCGCTGCGCGACACCGGCGGCGGCCTGCTGCTGGTCAGCCAGTTCACCCTGGCCGCCGATACCTGTTCGGGCATGCGGCCCAGCTTCACCACCGCCGCACCGCCGGCCGAGGCTGAACGCGGCTTCAACCGATTGCTGGAGCTGTGCCGTGCGCAGCACCCGCCGGGGGTGGAAAGCGGCCGCTTCGGTGCCCATATGGTCGTCAGCCTGGTCAACGACGGCCCGGTCACGTTTCTGCTCCGGCCGTAG
- a CDS encoding CDP-glycerol glycerophosphotransferase family protein, producing the protein MSKHYLLYGSERYALAILRPLQAAIRARGDEAAWFFDGPGAEDLTADERHLATVEEVLAWNPYAVITSSNAVPHFFPGVKVETFHGFDAGKPRHIYVRGFFDLYCTTGPRDTAAFGALARKLGHFAVKETGFPKIDPFMREIGAELAPVRQPPVILYHSTFSPSWSAAGILYDEVARLSRSGEWRWIVTFHPKMDPAMVARYRALESEFLHFADNDNILELFPQVDMMCSDTSSALNEFLLTYKPVVTFKNRRPGPQLIDIDDPAQFEPAIRRALQRPPELMAAIREFADGLHPYRDGQSSERVLRAIDEFVAEGARNPRRKPWNLWRKLKIRRRIGYWGRGARR; encoded by the coding sequence ATGAGCAAGCACTATCTGCTGTACGGGTCCGAGCGTTATGCGCTGGCGATCCTGCGTCCGCTGCAGGCGGCGATCCGCGCGCGCGGCGACGAGGCGGCATGGTTCTTCGACGGCCCCGGTGCCGAGGATCTGACCGCCGACGAGCGCCATCTGGCCACGGTGGAAGAGGTGCTGGCGTGGAATCCGTACGCGGTGATCACCTCCAGCAACGCGGTGCCGCATTTCTTCCCGGGGGTGAAGGTCGAGACCTTCCATGGCTTCGACGCCGGCAAGCCGCGGCATATCTACGTGCGCGGTTTCTTCGACCTGTACTGCACTACCGGCCCGCGCGACACCGCGGCGTTCGGCGCGCTGGCGCGCAAGCTCGGCCACTTCGCGGTCAAGGAGACCGGCTTCCCCAAGATCGACCCGTTCATGCGCGAGATCGGCGCGGAACTGGCGCCGGTGCGGCAGCCGCCGGTGATCCTGTACCACTCCACGTTCTCGCCGTCGTGGAGCGCGGCCGGCATCCTCTACGACGAGGTCGCGCGGCTCTCGCGCAGCGGCGAATGGCGCTGGATCGTCACCTTCCATCCGAAGATGGACCCGGCGATGGTTGCCCGCTACCGCGCGCTGGAGAGCGAGTTCCTGCACTTCGCCGACAACGACAACATCCTGGAACTGTTCCCGCAGGTGGACATGATGTGCTCGGACACCTCGTCCGCGCTCAACGAATTCCTGCTCACCTACAAGCCGGTGGTGACCTTCAAGAACCGGCGTCCGGGCCCGCAGCTGATCGATATCGACGATCCGGCGCAGTTCGAGCCGGCGATCCGCCGCGCGCTGCAGCGGCCGCCGGAGCTGATGGCGGCGATCCGCGAATTTGCCGATGGCCTGCATCCCTACCGCGATGGCCAGTCCAGCGAGCGCGTGCTGCGCGCGATCGACGAGTTCGTCGCCGAGGGCGCGCGCAACCCGCGGCGCAAGCCGTGGAACCTGTGGCGCAAGCTGAAGATCCGCCGCCGCATCGGCTACTGGGGGCGCGGCGCGCGGCGCTGA
- a CDS encoding GNAT family N-acetyltransferase, producing MQLVDCTEPRHAMAILEIFNDAIVHSTALYDYRPRPPESMAAWFATKRAGDFPVLGLEDADGTLLGFASYGTFRAWPAFKYSVEHSVYVHRDHRGRGAGRRLLQALIDTAQARGVHVLVGGIDASNAGSIALHEQLGFVHAGTVREAGFKFGRWLDLAFYQRILAGPAQPHDD from the coding sequence ATGCAGCTCGTCGATTGCACCGAACCGCGCCACGCCATGGCGATCCTGGAGATCTTCAACGACGCCATCGTCCATTCCACCGCCCTGTACGACTACCGGCCGCGCCCGCCGGAGAGCATGGCGGCCTGGTTCGCGACCAAACGGGCGGGTGACTTCCCGGTGCTGGGGCTGGAGGACGCCGACGGCACCCTGCTCGGCTTCGCCAGCTACGGCACCTTCCGCGCCTGGCCGGCGTTCAAGTACAGCGTCGAGCACTCGGTCTACGTGCACCGCGACCATCGCGGCCGCGGCGCGGGCCGGCGCCTGCTGCAGGCGCTGATCGACACCGCGCAAGCGCGCGGCGTGCACGTGCTGGTCGGCGGCATCGACGCCAGCAATGCCGGCAGCATCGCCCTGCACGAGCAGCTCGGCTTCGTGCATGCCGGCACCGTGCGCGAGGCCGGCTTCAAGTTCGGGCGCTGGCTGGACCTGGCGTTCTACCAGCGCATCCTCGCCGGCCCGGCGCAGCCGCACGACGATTAG
- a CDS encoding glycosyltransferase family 2 protein, which translates to MADAAATTLPLSLVVMTYNEAANIARCLDSVPFAADKLVVDCGSTDDTLAIARAHGARVVEQAWLGFGPQRNFASTQAAHDWILVLDADEFLSDALRAECLARLPQLLAEDRVDAVWLRRSTWYMGAPMRWYTPMVGERLARLYHRGRARWSDARVHESLRFDGASAAFAPPFNHLHNPTLVHKQLKVLRYAELKALGWRDKRKPVRMWQSPFVFAGAFLKDYLLRLAFLDGWRGFVVAQTAASYALYKRMRYYEMQVNPASVEQARAQLQRHDLEH; encoded by the coding sequence ATGGCCGACGCCGCCGCGACCACCCTGCCGCTGAGCCTGGTGGTGATGACCTACAACGAGGCCGCCAACATCGCGCGCTGCCTGGACAGCGTGCCGTTCGCCGCCGACAAGCTGGTGGTGGACTGCGGCAGCACCGACGACACCTTGGCGATCGCCCGCGCGCACGGCGCGCGCGTGGTCGAGCAGGCCTGGCTGGGCTTCGGCCCGCAGCGCAACTTCGCCTCCACCCAGGCCGCGCACGACTGGATCCTGGTGCTGGACGCGGACGAGTTCCTGTCCGACGCGCTGCGCGCCGAGTGCCTGGCGCGGCTGCCGCAGTTGCTCGCCGAGGACCGCGTGGACGCGGTGTGGCTGCGCCGCAGCACCTGGTACATGGGCGCGCCGATGCGCTGGTACACCCCCATGGTCGGCGAGCGCCTGGCGCGGCTGTACCACCGCGGCCGCGCGCGCTGGAGCGATGCGCGGGTGCACGAATCGCTGCGCTTCGACGGCGCCAGCGCCGCGTTCGCGCCGCCGTTCAACCATCTGCACAACCCGACCCTGGTGCACAAGCAACTGAAGGTGCTGCGCTACGCCGAACTCAAGGCGCTCGGCTGGCGCGACAAGCGCAAGCCGGTGAGAATGTGGCAGAGCCCGTTCGTGTTCGCCGGCGCCTTCCTCAAGGACTATCTGCTGCGGCTGGCGTTCCTCGACGGCTGGCGCGGCTTCGTGGTGGCGCAGACCGCGGCCAGCTATGCGCTGTACAAGCGCATGCGCTACTACGAGATGCAGGTCAACCCGGCCTCGGTGGAGCAGGCGCGGGCGCAACTGCAACGGCACGATCTGGAGCACTGA
- a CDS encoding PH domain-containing protein, translating to MDDALAAPSAPAAAPASALWPPADWQPLPLRGAWLAALGGGCMLGLSLLVAAAIVGLSLHSLQALALGAAAAALGSLCGAWIGFVRHRRIRWRLNAQGLDVFRGRLWQSETHVPISRVQHLDLRRGPLERALRLATLVVHTAGTRHTAVAVPGLDQADAEHLRERLAHQLDHDDDAL from the coding sequence ATGGACGACGCCCTCGCCGCGCCCAGCGCTCCCGCCGCCGCACCGGCATCCGCGCTGTGGCCGCCGGCGGACTGGCAACCGCTGCCGTTGCGCGGCGCCTGGCTGGCCGCGCTCGGCGGCGGCTGCATGCTCGGGCTCAGCCTGCTGGTCGCCGCCGCCATCGTCGGCCTCAGCCTGCACAGCCTGCAGGCGTTGGCCCTGGGCGCCGCGGCGGCGGCGCTGGGCAGCCTGTGCGGCGCCTGGATCGGGTTCGTCCGCCACCGGCGCATCCGCTGGCGGCTGAACGCGCAGGGCCTGGACGTGTTCCGCGGCCGCCTGTGGCAGAGCGAGACGCACGTGCCGATCTCGCGCGTGCAGCACCTGGACCTGCGCCGCGGCCCGCTGGAACGCGCCCTGCGCCTGGCCACCCTGGTCGTGCACACCGCCGGCACCCGGCATACCGCGGTCGCCGTGCCCGGCCTGGACCAGGCCGACGCCGAGCATCTGCGCGAACGCCTGGCGCACCAGCTCGACCACGACGACGACGCGCTGTGA